The Primulina eburnea isolate SZY01 chromosome 13, ASM2296580v1, whole genome shotgun sequence genome includes a region encoding these proteins:
- the LOC140810311 gene encoding uncharacterized protein, giving the protein MNKATLQLQESFKHNENPLPKSKHKASRRRSLIYLAASFAAFFGFFQIRWLQTLPSFMYQWQEPASNSILSDVQECEQALKSLSAKLRESVTFLPLKDLRFASSATKGNTWFMSSLHDTREEGEVQYQHFPSKSSRGKVLCLKGRNKHDGSWNSYALAWPEALPQNATLMKEITFVSYNHYDYSNIWHGLSALMPFVAWHINHQCTVRPRRWILYHWGELRTDMAPWLRTLLAATFNTRIYIETFDGNEFDGNDTAPACLEEAVVMRHNEGGMSREKRMEVYDLMRCNSRMYCSVSSEGIPSRTIGVTMFMRNGARSFKNSSAVIRIFGKECKKVEGCRLMVAYSDNLTFCEQVKVMSSTDILISPHGAQLSNMILMDRNSSVMEFFPKGWLELAGMGQFVYHWLASWSGMKHEGAWRDSVGDRCPYPEDDRRCMSLFKNSRIGHNESYFSEWARYVLNEVKLRKTRSQGSINGTNHASNVCGCS; this is encoded by the exons ATGAACAAAGCAACTTTACAATTGCAAGAATCCTTCAAACACAATGAAAATCCGCTACCCAAATCTAAGCACAAAGCGTCGCGAAGACGCTCCTTAATCTATCTTGCTGCCTCATTCGCCGCGTTCTTCGGTTTTTTCCAAATCAGGTGGCTACAAACGTTGCCTAGTTTCATGTACCAGTGGCAAGAACCTGCCTCGAACTCGATTCTTTCGGATGTCCAGGAGTGTGAACAAGCACTGAAATCTTTGTCGGCCAAGCTCCGCGAGTCAGTCACGTTTCTCCCGTTGAAGGACTTGCGTTTCGCAAGTTCGGCTACGAAAGGAAACACATGGTTTATGAGTTCTTTGCATGATACACGTGAAGAAGGCGAGGTTCAATACCAGCACTTCCCTTCCAAATCGTCGAGAGGTAAGGTTTTATGCCTAAAGGGACGTAACAAGCACGATGGATCGTGGAATTCGTACGCGCTTGCTTGGCCGGAAGCCTTGCCTCAGAATGCCACACTAATGAAAGAGATCACCTTCGTGTCATACAACCATTATGACTACTCTAACATATGGCACGGTTTATCTGCGCTAATGCCGTTTGTAGCGTGGCACATCAATCACCAATGCACGGTTCGACCTAGACGATGGATTTTGTACCATTGGGGTGAACTAAGGACTGATATGGCACCATGGTTGAGAACCCTTTTGGCAGCCACGTTCAATACACGAATTTATATCGAAACTTTTGATGGAAACGAATTTGATGGCAATGATACTGCTCCAGCTTGTCTCGAGGAAGCTGTTGTTATGAGGCACAATGAAGGTGGGATGTCAAGAGAGAAGAGAATGGAAGTGTATGATCTAATGAGATGCAACTCTAGGATGTATTGCAGTGTCAGCTCGGAGGGGATTCCGTCTCGCACAATCGGGGTGACTATGTTTATGAGGAATGGAGCTAGATCATTCAAGAATTCATCGGCAGTCATCCGCATATTCGGAAAGGAGTGCAAGAAGGTGGAGGGCTGCAGGTTGATGGTGGCTTATTCAGATAACCTTACCTTCTGTGAGCAA GTGAAAGTGATGAGCTCAACTGATATTCTAATATCTCCACATGGAGCTCAACTGTCTAACATGATACTAATGGATAGAAACAGCAGTGTGATGGAGTTTTTCCCTAAGGGGTGGCTGGAACTAGCTGGAATGGGGCAATTCGTGTACCACTGGCTAGCTAGTTGGTCTGGAATGAAACACGAGGGGGCGTGGCGGGACTCGGTAGGAGATCGATGCCCGTATCCCGAGGATGATCGTCGTTGCATGTCGTTGTTCAAGAACAGCAGGATTGGTCATAATGAGAGCTATTTCTCCGAGTGGGCTAGATATGTGCTTAATGAGGTGAAATTGAGGAAGACACGATCACAAGGTTCAATCAATGGTACAAATCATGCTTCGAATGTTTGTGGTTGCAGCTGA
- the LOC140809437 gene encoding root phototropism protein 3-like → MWDSEAESAGGGGHGNEVLSTSKAEVQSDGFEQRGKSWYVATDIPSDFLVQIEDVSFHLHKYPLLSRSGKMNRIIYESRDGETNKIVLDDLPGGSEAFELAAKFSYGIAVDLTATNISGLRCAAEYLEMTEDLEEGNLIFKTEAFLSYVVLSSWRDSIVVLKSCEKLSPWAENLQIVRRCSESIAWKACANPKGIKWQYTGRPPRSVSSPRWNDMKESSPSRNIQVPPDWWFEDVSILRIDHFVRVITAIKVKGMRYELIGASIMQYAAKWLPCLIKEGSGLGPALGGSMDEGSICSISNGSSSNWKEGLHMIVAGTKEDFPAAVQTKDQRMIVESLISIIPPQKDSVSCSFLLRLLRMANMLKVAPALVTELEKRVGMQFEQATLADLLIPCYHKNETLYDVDLVQRLLEHFLVQEQSESSSASPNRQSSSEIKMYDGAQRGSNSNAKMRVARIVDSYLTEVSRDRNLSLTKFQVLAEALPESTRTCDDGLYRAVDSYLKAHPTLTEHERKRLCRVMDCQKLSIDACMHAAQNERLPIRVVVQVLFSEQVKISNAIANNTLKDAGETNYQPLIPNRKTLLEGTPQSFQEGWASAKKDINTLKFELESIKAKNLELQNNMETLQRQFDKVTKPKQASTWTTGWKKLSKLTKMSEANDSGSQEPNAEQTKKTPRRWRNSIS, encoded by the exons ATGTGGGATTCAGAAGCTGAGTCTGCAGGCGGTGGAGGTCACGGAAATGAAGTCCTTTCCACCAGCAAGGCTGAAGTTCAGAGCGATGGTTTTGAGCAAAGAGGCAAGTCTTG GTATGTTGCAACTGATATTCCAAGTGATTTTTTGGTTCAGATTGAAGATGTGAGTTTCCACTTGCACAAG TACCCTCTTCTGTCAAGAAGTGGAAAGATGAACAGAATCATATACGAATCGCGTGATGGCGAAACGAATAAGATAGTTCTTGATGATCTACCAGGAGGGTCTGAAGCTTTTGAACTGGCAGCAAAATTCTCGTATGGAATTGCTGTTGATTTAACGGCGACGAATATTTCCGGCCTAAGATGTGCTGCGGAGTACTTGGAGATGACAGAGGACCTAGAAGAAGGCAATCTGATATTCAAAACCGAAGCTTTTCTCAGCTATGTGGTGTTATCCTCATGGAGGGATTCTATAGTGGTTTTAAAGAGCTGTGAGAAGCTCTCACCGTGGGCCGAAAATCTCCAAATTGTAAGAAGATGTAGCGAATCAATAGCGTGGAAAGCATGTGCTAATCCGAAAGGTATAAAATGGCAGTATACAGGAAGGCCCCCTAGATCAGTTTCCAGCCCAAGATGGAATGATATGAAAGAGTCTAGCCCAAGTAGAAACATACAGGTGCCGCCTGATTGGTGGTTTGAAGATGTTTCGATTCTAAGGATAGATCATTTTGTGCGTGTTATTACAGCAATCAAGGTAAAAGGTATGAGATATGAGTTGATTGGAGCTTCAATCATGCAGTATGCCGCTAAATGGTTACCTTGTCTGATTAAAGAGGGATCGGGTTTGGGACCTGCGTTGGGGGGAAGTATGGATGAGGGAAGTATATGTAGCATCAGCAATGGCAGTAGCAGCAACTGGAAAGAAGGACTTCATATGATCGTGGCCGGAACGAAAGAGGATTTTCCTGCAGCAGTTCAGACAAAAGATCAGAGAATGATAGTTGAAAGCCTTATAAGTATTATCCCTCCGCAGAAAGATAGTGTTTCTTGTAGTTTTCTGCTCAGGCTTCTGAGAATGGCTAATATGTTGAAAGTGGCTCCAGCACTGGTCACTGAATTGGAAAAACGGGTCGGTATGCAGTTCGAACAGGCAACACTGGCAGATCTTCTGATACCTTGTTACCACAAGAATGAGACACTGTATGATGTTGATCTAGTCCAGAGGCTTTTGGAGCATTTTCTGGTTCAAGAACAGTCAGAGAGTTCGAGTGCGAGTCCTAATCGTCAGTCGTCTTCGGAAATAAAAATGTATGATGGAGCTCAAAGAGGGAGTAATTCTAATGCCAAAATGAGAGTGGCTAGGATTGTTGACAGCTATCTTACAGAAGTTTCAAGAGACAGAAATCTCTCATTGACTAAATTCCAGGTCCTGGCCGAAGCCTTGCCGGAATCCACTAGAACTTGTGATGATGGATTATACAGAGCTGTTGATTCCTACCTTAAG GCACATCCAACGCTCACCGAACACGAGAGGAAAAGGCTCTGCCGTGTCATGGACTGCCAGAAGCTCTCTATTGATGCATGTATGCACGCTGCTCAGAACGAGAGACTCCCGATCAGAGTGGTTGTGCAAGTCCTCTTCTCTGAACAGGTCAAAATAAGCAATGCAATAGCCAACAACACCTTAAAAGATGCTGGTGAAACCAACTACCAGCCCTTGATACCGAACCGCAAAACATTACTCGAAGGAACACCTCAATCGTTTCAAGAGGGGTGGGCTTCGGCGAAAAAGGACATAAACACGCTCAAGTTTGAACTGGAAAGTATCAAGGCAAAGAATCTAGAACTCCAAAACAACATGGAAACATTGCAGAGACAATTTGATAAGGTGACGAAACCGAAGCAAGCATCAACATGGACCACCGGTTGGAAAAAACTAAGCAAGCTTACTAAGATGTCAGAAGCCAACGACTCCGGTTCTCAGGAACCTAATGCGGAACAGACTAAGAAGACCCCTAGAAGATGGAGGAATTCGATTTCTTAA